The following coding sequences lie in one Steroidobacter denitrificans genomic window:
- a CDS encoding histidine phosphatase family protein, which produces MVQTIAYDAYRRQHRRLPWICDLCRSARGSLCPGGCVNGRILLVRHAEVALRWRGRCYGQTDVGLSRDGVRRSKSIVGAVLRQYGAGRIAAVFHSGLLRTSYLADLIAGAAGVVSRTDPRWRERNFGCWETRSWDSIWRASGSAMDRMLTEPDKFRPGGGETTAQLFARSIRAWHALPKDGFVIVVTHGGPIACVRGHLANAELSQLGKFMVTEGSTVELPHPRPLQQ; this is translated from the coding sequence GTGGTTCAGACGATTGCTTATGATGCATATCGGCGGCAGCACCGGCGATTGCCTTGGATTTGCGACCTATGCAGGTCAGCTCGTGGTTCTCTTTGTCCTGGTGGCTGCGTGAATGGGCGGATACTGTTGGTTCGCCATGCCGAAGTGGCCCTGCGATGGCGCGGACGCTGTTATGGACAGACCGATGTCGGCCTCAGCCGGGATGGCGTCAGACGATCGAAATCGATTGTCGGCGCCGTTCTACGGCAATACGGCGCAGGCAGGATAGCCGCCGTATTTCACTCGGGACTATTGCGCACATCGTATCTGGCCGATCTTATTGCCGGAGCGGCGGGCGTCGTATCTCGTACCGATCCTCGCTGGCGCGAGCGAAACTTCGGGTGCTGGGAAACACGTTCATGGGATTCGATCTGGCGCGCGAGCGGAAGCGCCATGGACCGTATGCTCACCGAGCCGGATAAATTTCGGCCGGGCGGGGGAGAAACGACGGCGCAACTGTTTGCACGCAGCATTCGAGCGTGGCACGCGCTGCCGAAAGACGGCTTCGTCATTGTCGTCACGCATGGAGGACCAATTGCGTGTGTACGTGGTCATCTTGCTAACGCTGAGTTGTCACAACTTGGTAAGTTCATGGTAACGGAAGGGTCCACGGTCGAGTTGCCGCATCCACGGCCTCTGCAGCAGTAG